In Primulina eburnea isolate SZY01 chromosome 3, ASM2296580v1, whole genome shotgun sequence, one DNA window encodes the following:
- the LOC140825877 gene encoding tetraspanin-2-like — MALSNNITAILNFVALMCSIPIIASGIWLASKPDNECIHWLRWPLIFIGIAFLLVSLTGFAGAYWKKEGLLGVYLVCMAILIVVLLVLIVLAFVATRPDGAYSVPGAGFREYRLDGFSSWLRDHVTGSDNWGKIRACLEDNQTCRKLAQKYVSAADVFAAHLSPIESGCCKPPMVCGFQYSNPITWIGPSNAAAAADCTIWNNDPSQLCYNCDSCKAGLLGNLRHEWRKVNIILIITVVVLIWVYLIACSAYKNAQTEELFRRYKQGWV; from the exons ATGGCATTGAGCAACAACATAACAGCAATCTTGAACTTCGTGGCCTTGATGTGCTCGATCCCGATAATCGCCTCCGGCATATGGCTGGCCTCCAAGCCGGACAACGAGTGCATCCACTGGCTCCGGTGGCCTCTGATCTTCATCGGGATCGCGTTCTTGCTGGTGTCCCTCACCGGGTTCGCGGGGGCGTACTGGAAGAAAGAGGGGCTTCTGGGCGTGTACTTGGTGTGCATGGCTATACTTATTGTGGTGCTTCTCGTGCTGATTGTGCTGGCATTCGTCGCCACGCGCCCTGACGGCGCGTACTCTGTGCCCGGGGCGGGGTTCCGAGAGTACAGGCTGGATGGCTTCTCGTCTTGGCTGAGGGATCATGTTACGGGGAGCGATAACTGGGGGAAGATAAGGGCTTGTTTGGAGGATAATCAAACATGCCGTAAGCTAGCCCAGAAATATGTTTCTGCAGCTGATGTCTTCGCTGCCCATCTCTCTCCTATTGAG TCAGGGTGCTGTAAGCCTCCAATGGTTTGCGGGTTCCAATACTCGAACCCCATAACGTGGATTGGGCCATCGAACGCGGCTGCAGCAGCCGACTGCACTATTTGGAACAATGATCCCAGCCAATTGTGCTACAACTGTGATTCTTGCAAAGCTGGTTTGCTAGGGAACTTGAGACACGAATGGAGGAAAGTGAACATTATACTAATAATCACAGTGGTGGTTCTCATCTGGGTTTATCTCATAGCTTGCAGCGCATACAAGAATGCTCAAACCGAAGAACTTTTTCGCCGATACAAACAGGGCTGGGTTTAA
- the LOC140825878 gene encoding transcription factor MYBS3-like, which produces MGRKCSHCGNIGHNSRTCNTSSKVPVGGVRLFGVQIDISSASSIPIKKSLSLDCLSSTSPLSPSPSTSLSSSMFSINENSDKTSAGYQSDGPLDRAPERKKGVPWTEEEHRMFLLGLEKLGKGDWRGISRNFVTTRTPTQVASHAQKYFIRQGSLNKKKRRSSLFDMVGDINLVHQTENDACLETSSSKLSPEFHEGVNPFQMASQKNVIWAYESLNFNSPDAADHLELQLSLSGSAPTTSMGQKDSSPSSLLIESIRVI; this is translated from the exons ATGGGCAGAAAATGCTCACATTGTGGGAATATTGGCCACAATTCAAGAACTTGCAACACTTCTTCCAAAGTGCCTGTTGGTGGAGTGAGGCTTTTTGGTGTCCAAATTGACATCTCCTCCGCCTCTTCAATTCCCATCAAGAAAAGCCTTAGTTTGGATTGCTTATCCTCCACATCACCCTTATCTCCATCTCCTTCAACTTCCTTATCTTCGTCCATGTTTTCGATTAATGAAAACTCCGATAAGACATCCGCTGGCTACCAATCTGATGGCCCGTTAGACCGAGCTCCCGAAAGAAAGAAAG GAGTTCCATGGACAGAAGAGGAGCATCGCATGTTCCTACTCGGACTCGAAAAGCTCGGGAAAGGAGATTGGAGAGGGATTTCAAGAAACTTTGTGACTACTAGGACTCCAACTCAAGTTGCAAGCCATGCTCAGAAGTATTTTATCCGACAGGGCAGCCTCAACAAGAAAAAACGACGCTCTAGCCTCTTCGATATG GTTGGAGACATCAATCTAGTGCATCAAACTGAAAATGATGCTTGTTTGGAGACTTCTTCTTCGAAATTGAGCCCAGAATTTCATGAAGGCGTGAATCCATTTCAGATGGCCTCCCAAAAAAATGTCATTTGGGCTTATGAATCTCTCAACTTCAACTCTCCTGATGCAGCTGATCATCTTGAGTTACAGCTTTCACTTTCAGGCTCAGCTCCAACTACTTCAATGGGGCAGAAAGATTCTTCGCCTTCTTCGCTTTTAATAGAATCGATTCGGGTTATTTGA
- the LOC140825876 gene encoding cytidine deaminase 1-like, with product MDSKVSQFVTDASEAESMAKYLSLPSVQHLLPHLVDSAQALARPPISNFHVGAVGLGSDGCVYYGVNLEFPGVPLHHSVHAEQFLLTNLAVHRCPRLLSFAVSAAPCGHCRQFLQEIRFSSSVRIHITADSEDFTENLELKGGLKDPTFKPLSEILPNPFGPHDLLDQETPLLLECHHNRLDLSPLNDASNPRNLCNGNSNVGKLSNGNCEKHELDEAQLRKSALEAANSAHAPYSSCPSGVALMDCEGKVYRGSYIESAAYNPSLGPAQAALVSYVAGGGGGYERIVAAVLVEKEVAKVKQEDTVRMILKAISPKCELKVFYCHSAKS from the coding sequence ATGGATTCCAAGGTATCCCAATTCGTTACAGATGCTTCTGAAGCAGAATCCATGGCCAAATACTTGAGCCTTCCATCTGTACAGCACCTCCTCCCCCACCTCGTCGACTCTGCCCAGGCCTTAGCACGCCCACCCATCTCCAACTTCCATGTCGGCGCCGTCGGACTCGGCTCCGACGGATGTGTGTATTACGGCGTCAATCTTGAATTCCCCGGAGTGCCCTTGCATCACTCCGTGCACGCGGAGCAGTTCCTTCTCACCAATCTAGCGGTTCACCGCTGCCCCCGCCTCCTCTCGTTTGCCGTCTCTGCGGCACCCTGTGGCCACTGCCGACAATTCTTGCAGGAGATCCGCTTCTCCTCCTCCGTGAGAATCCACATTACCGCCGATTCAGAAGATTTTACAGAAAATCTTGAATTAAAAGGTGGGCTTAAAGATCCCACCTTTAAGCCCTTATCCGAAATTCTACCGAATCCGTTCGGCCCGCATGATTTGCTGGATCAAGAAACTCCCCTTCTCCTTGAATGCCATCACAATCGGTTGGATCTGTCACCATTAAATGATGCATCAAATCCGAGGAATCTTTGCAATGGGAATTCGAATGTGGGAAAATTGAGTAATGGGAATTGCGAAAAACACGAACTTGACGAAGCCCAATTGAGAAAATCGGCGTTGGAAGCTGCTAACAGTGCACATGCTCCCTACAGCAGTTGCCCGTCTGGTGTGGCGCTAATGGATTGTGAAGGGAAAGTGTACAGGGGTTCTTACATCGAGTCTGCAGCGTATAATCCGAGTCTCGGTCCGGCGCAGGCGGCATTGGTGTCATATGTGGCGGGAGGTGGCGGCGGGTATGAGAGGATTGTGGCGGCGGTTTTGGTGGAGAAAGAAGTGGCTAAAGTGAAGCAGGAGGATACCGTGAGAATGATCTTGAAGGCCATTTCGCCTAAGTGCGAGCTCAAGGTATTCTATTGCCACTCAGCCAAGAGTTAA
- the LOC140828138 gene encoding serine acetyltransferase 5-like isoform X3, whose product MPAAEFLNPSTPPPPLGSAEEEAWVWNQIKSEARCDADAEPALASYLYATILSHSSLERSLSFHLGNKLCCSTLLSTLLYDLFLDIFSNDATLRSATVADLRACRFRDPACVSFSHCLLNYKGFLACQAHRVAHKLWTQSRKPLALALQSRISDVFAVDIHPAAKVGKGILFDHATGVVVGETAVIGNNVSILHHVTLGGTGNLGGDRHPKIGDGVLIGAGATILGNVKIGEGAKIGAGSMVLRDVPPRTTAVGNPARLVGGKEQPTKHEETPGESMDHTSFISDLSNYSM is encoded by the exons ATGCCAGCGGCAGAGTTCCTCAACCCTTCAACACCACCCCCGCCGCTCGGGTCGGCGGAGGAGGAGGCGTGGGTGTGGAACCAGATCAAATCCGAGGCTCGTTGCGACGCCGACGCCGAACCAGCTCTAGCTAGCTACCTCTACGCCACCATTCTTTCTCACTCCTCCTTGGAGCGGTCCCTCTCCTTTCACTTGGGAAACAAGCTTTGCTGCTCCACTCTGCTTTCGACTCTTCTCTATGATCTATTTCTCGATATCTTCTCCAACGACGCCACCCTCCGCTCCGCCACTGTCGCCGACCTTCGCGCCTGCCGTTTCCGCGATCCCGCATGCGTCTCCTTCTCTCACTGCCTTCTTAACTATAAGGGATTTCTTGCTTGCCAG GCTCACCGAGTGGCTCACAAGCTCTGGACCCAATCCCGGAAGCCTTTGGCGCTCGCACTTCAATCTCGCATCTCGGATGTCTTTGCAGTTGATATCCACCCAGCTGCCAAAGTCGGAAAAGGCATACTTTTTGATCATGCAACTGGAGTAGTAGTCGGGGAGACTGCTGTGATCGGAAACAACGTATCCATTCTTCACCATGTGACGCTAGGTGGAACTGGAAATCTTGGTGGAGACAGGCATCCCAAGATTGGTGATGGGGTTTTGATTGGTGCCGGGGCAACGATATTGGGGAACGTGAAAATCGGGGAGGGGGCCAAGATTGGTGCGGGATCCATGGTTCTGAGAGACGTTCCTCCAAGAACGACAGCAGTGGGAAATCCGGCAAGACTGGTGGGAGGGAAAGAGCAGCCGACAAAGCACGAGGAGACGCCCGGGGAGTCCATGGATCATACGTCGTTTATATCCGACTTGTCGAATTATAGTATGTAA
- the LOC140828138 gene encoding serine acetyltransferase 5-like isoform X1, which yields MPAAEFLNPSTPPPPLGSAEEEAWVWNQIKSEARCDADAEPALASYLYATILSHSSLERSLSFHLGNKLCCSTLLSTLLYDLFLDIFSNDATLRSATVADLRACRFRDPACVSFSHCLLNYKGFLACQAHRVAHKLWTQSRKPLALALQSRISDVFAVDIHPAAKVGKGILFDHATGVVVGETAVIGNNVSILHHVTLGGTGNLGGDRHPKIGDGVLIGAGATILGNVKIGEGAKIGAGSMVLRDVPPRTTAVGNPARLVGGKEQPTKHEETPGESMDHTSFISDLSNYSIIWKQFFATKTLRQFNVSLCTIRLPNLPLWKGYQRSKSLSRWLVGVRKKQLYGIGSQAYVTFSDALSGHAGRASSTSSSTVIAEAIAHGLTLMQLAIACSF from the exons ATGCCAGCGGCAGAGTTCCTCAACCCTTCAACACCACCCCCGCCGCTCGGGTCGGCGGAGGAGGAGGCGTGGGTGTGGAACCAGATCAAATCCGAGGCTCGTTGCGACGCCGACGCCGAACCAGCTCTAGCTAGCTACCTCTACGCCACCATTCTTTCTCACTCCTCCTTGGAGCGGTCCCTCTCCTTTCACTTGGGAAACAAGCTTTGCTGCTCCACTCTGCTTTCGACTCTTCTCTATGATCTATTTCTCGATATCTTCTCCAACGACGCCACCCTCCGCTCCGCCACTGTCGCCGACCTTCGCGCCTGCCGTTTCCGCGATCCCGCATGCGTCTCCTTCTCTCACTGCCTTCTTAACTATAAGGGATTTCTTGCTTGCCAG GCTCACCGAGTGGCTCACAAGCTCTGGACCCAATCCCGGAAGCCTTTGGCGCTCGCACTTCAATCTCGCATCTCGGATGTCTTTGCAGTTGATATCCACCCAGCTGCCAAAGTCGGAAAAGGCATACTTTTTGATCATGCAACTGGAGTAGTAGTCGGGGAGACTGCTGTGATCGGAAACAACGTATCCATTCTTCACCATGTGACGCTAGGTGGAACTGGAAATCTTGGTGGAGACAGGCATCCCAAGATTGGTGATGGGGTTTTGATTGGTGCCGGGGCAACGATATTGGGGAACGTGAAAATCGGGGAGGGGGCCAAGATTGGTGCGGGATCCATGGTTCTGAGAGACGTTCCTCCAAGAACGACAGCAGTGGGAAATCCGGCAAGACTGGTGGGAGGGAAAGAGCAGCCGACAAAGCACGAGGAGACGCCCGGGGAGTCCATGGATCATACGTCGTTTATATCCGACTTGTCGAATTATAGTAT AATATGGAAACAGTTCTTTGCGACAAAGACTTTGAGACAGTTCAATGTCTCGCTTTGTACAATTAg GCTTCCTAATCTACCACTGTGGAAGGGCTATCAAAGATCAAAGTCGCTGAGTAGATGGTTGGTGGGGGTGAGAAAGAAGCAGTTATATGGCATCGGTTCTCAGGCATATGTCACCTTCTCAGATGCTCTGTCAGGTCATGCCGGTCGGGCTTCAAGCACAAGCTCGTCTACTGTTATTGCTGAGGCCATTGCTCACGGCCTCACGCTGATGCAGCTAGCTATTGCATGCTCTTTCTGA
- the LOC140825879 gene encoding 1-aminocyclopropane-1-carboxylate oxidase 1-like, whose protein sequence is MTLLHEACEKWGFFMVDNHGVDKELMEKVKHLMNLHYENNMKDEFESLEMAKTLENNGFIKEKDWESTFFIRHRPSSNIHELNCLSRDLRKTMEEYIDQLIKLAEKLSELMCENLGIEKNHIMEAFSGSQGPSVGTKVAIYPQCPHPELIRGLREHSDAGGIILLLQDDQVPGLEFFKDGKWVKIPPSKQNKIFVNIGDQIEILSNGVYKSVTHRIMAMKDGNRLSIATFYNPAGDAIISPAPKLLLPNRICFQDYLNLYMKTKFGDKGFRFQSLKDLVNGHQTVLTTEN, encoded by the exons ATGACACTTCTCCACGAGGCTTGTGAGAAATGGGGTTTCTTTATG GTTGATAACCATGGAGTTGATAAAGAGCTCATGGAGAAAGTGAAGCATTTGATGAATCTGCATTATGAAAACAACATGAAAGACGAATTTGAGAGCCTGGAAATGGCAAAGACATTGGAAAACAATGGATTTATCAAGGAAAAAGATTGGGAAAGCACCTTCTTCATAAGGCATCGCCCGAGTTCTAACATCCATGAGCTTAACTGTCTCTCAAGAGACCTCAG GAAAACAATGGAAGAATACATCGATCAGCTAATTAAGCTGGCAGAAAAGCTTTCAGAGTTGATGTGTGAGAACCTGGGAATAGAGAAGAATCACATTATGGAGGCATTTTCAGGAAGTCAAGGTCCTTCTGTGGGAACAAAAGTGGCAATATACCCTCAATGTCCACACCCTGAACTTATTAGAGGCCTTCGAGAGCATTCAGATGCTGGCGGTATCATTCTCTTGCTCCAAGACGATCAAGTCCCAGGCCTCGAGTTCTTCAAAGATGGGAAATGGGTGAAAATCCCACCTTCCAAGCAGAATAAGATATTTGTTAATATTGGTGATCAGATCGAAATATTAAGCAATGGAGTATACAAGAGTGTTACACATCGCATTATGGCCATGAAGGATGGTAACCGGCTCTCCATTGCCACCTTCTACAACCCCGCAGGAGATGCAATAATTTCTCCCGCACCGAAGCTATTACTTCCCAATCGCATCTGCTTCCAAGATTATCTGAATCTTTATATGAAAACCAAGTTTGGAGATAAGGGTTTTCGGTTTCAGTCCCTGAAGGATTTGGTCAATGGGCATCAAACCGTTCTTACCACAGAGAACTAA
- the LOC140828138 gene encoding serine acetyltransferase 5-like isoform X2 — MPAAEFLNPSTPPPPLGSAEEEAWVWNQIKSEARCDADAEPALASYLYATILSHSSLERSLSFHLGNKLCCSTLLSTLLYDLFLDIFSNDATLRSATVADLRACRFRDPACVSFSHCLLNYKGFLACQAHRVAHKLWTQSRKPLALALQSRISDVFAVDIHPAAKVGKGILFDHATGVVVGETAVIGNNVSILHHVTLGGTGNLGGDRHPKIGDGVLIGAGATILGNVKIGEGAKIGAGSMVLRDVPPRTTAVGNPARLVGGKEQPTKHEETPGESMDHTSFISDLSNYSMLPNLPLWKGYQRSKSLSRWLVGVRKKQLYGIGSQAYVTFSDALSGHAGRASSTSSSTVIAEAIAHGLTLMQLAIACSF; from the exons ATGCCAGCGGCAGAGTTCCTCAACCCTTCAACACCACCCCCGCCGCTCGGGTCGGCGGAGGAGGAGGCGTGGGTGTGGAACCAGATCAAATCCGAGGCTCGTTGCGACGCCGACGCCGAACCAGCTCTAGCTAGCTACCTCTACGCCACCATTCTTTCTCACTCCTCCTTGGAGCGGTCCCTCTCCTTTCACTTGGGAAACAAGCTTTGCTGCTCCACTCTGCTTTCGACTCTTCTCTATGATCTATTTCTCGATATCTTCTCCAACGACGCCACCCTCCGCTCCGCCACTGTCGCCGACCTTCGCGCCTGCCGTTTCCGCGATCCCGCATGCGTCTCCTTCTCTCACTGCCTTCTTAACTATAAGGGATTTCTTGCTTGCCAG GCTCACCGAGTGGCTCACAAGCTCTGGACCCAATCCCGGAAGCCTTTGGCGCTCGCACTTCAATCTCGCATCTCGGATGTCTTTGCAGTTGATATCCACCCAGCTGCCAAAGTCGGAAAAGGCATACTTTTTGATCATGCAACTGGAGTAGTAGTCGGGGAGACTGCTGTGATCGGAAACAACGTATCCATTCTTCACCATGTGACGCTAGGTGGAACTGGAAATCTTGGTGGAGACAGGCATCCCAAGATTGGTGATGGGGTTTTGATTGGTGCCGGGGCAACGATATTGGGGAACGTGAAAATCGGGGAGGGGGCCAAGATTGGTGCGGGATCCATGGTTCTGAGAGACGTTCCTCCAAGAACGACAGCAGTGGGAAATCCGGCAAGACTGGTGGGAGGGAAAGAGCAGCCGACAAAGCACGAGGAGACGCCCGGGGAGTCCATGGATCATACGTCGTTTATATCCGACTTGTCGAATTATAGTAT GCTTCCTAATCTACCACTGTGGAAGGGCTATCAAAGATCAAAGTCGCTGAGTAGATGGTTGGTGGGGGTGAGAAAGAAGCAGTTATATGGCATCGGTTCTCAGGCATATGTCACCTTCTCAGATGCTCTGTCAGGTCATGCCGGTCGGGCTTCAAGCACAAGCTCGTCTACTGTTATTGCTGAGGCCATTGCTCACGGCCTCACGCTGATGCAGCTAGCTATTGCATGCTCTTTCTGA